A stretch of Lutra lutra chromosome 9, mLutLut1.2, whole genome shotgun sequence DNA encodes these proteins:
- the DEFB115 gene encoding beta-defensin 115, producing the protein MPLDCSSLLSGYIKLLVLTLAVLVLLAQASPDGWVTRCNYRNGRCRKSCKENERKKEKCGEKKICCIPDVKCELSYSVEKQQMTYEAKDLERHKHILSDICIGCETSRRAE; encoded by the exons ATGCCGCTGGATTGTTCCTCACTCCTCTCAGGATACATTAAACTCTTGGTCCTGACCTTAGCTGTCCTTGTGCTCCTGGCTCAGGCTTCCCCAG ATGGATGGGTCACAAGATGTAATTATAGAAATGGCAGATGCAGGAAATCTtgcaaagaaaatgagaggaagaaggaaaaatgtggggaaaaaaaaatttgttgcatCCCTGATGTAAAGTGTGAACTCTCATACTCTGTTGAGAAACAACAGATGACATATGAAGCTAAG GATTTAGAAAGACATAAACATATTCTTTCTGATATCTGCATTGGATGTGAGACTTCCAGAAGAGCTGAATGA